From Fibrobacter sp., the proteins below share one genomic window:
- a CDS encoding 2-C-methyl-D-erythritol 4-phosphate cytidylyltransferase: MKNIALIFAGGTGTRMNNKARPKQFLELDGRAIIIHTLMHFENHPKIDAICVVCLESWIDYLKDLLARFSIKKVRWIVPGGSTGQESIYNGLKAIHESGETEPGSVVLVHDGVRPLISEKVISDNIECVDRYGSAITVAPAIETLITSNEQFEVQEIYNRDRCHFARAPQSFLLDDLLSAHVRARSENILNMIDSACLMKHYGFSLQMVEGPSENIKITTPMDFFLFKAIYEAQQNSQVFGL, encoded by the coding sequence ATGAAAAATATTGCATTGATATTTGCTGGCGGAACGGGAACGCGAATGAACAACAAGGCTCGTCCAAAGCAGTTTTTGGAACTGGATGGTCGGGCTATTATCATTCACACGTTGATGCATTTTGAAAATCATCCGAAAATAGATGCTATTTGCGTTGTTTGTTTGGAATCTTGGATTGATTATCTAAAGGACCTGCTGGCGCGTTTTTCGATTAAGAAGGTTCGCTGGATTGTGCCGGGAGGATCAACCGGCCAGGAATCGATATACAATGGCCTTAAGGCCATTCATGAAAGCGGCGAAACTGAACCGGGGAGCGTTGTTTTGGTTCATGACGGGGTGCGCCCGTTGATATCGGAGAAGGTTATTTCTGATAATATAGAGTGTGTTGACCGCTATGGCTCTGCCATAACGGTTGCACCCGCGATAGAAACCTTAATTACATCTAATGAGCAATTTGAGGTCCAAGAAATCTATAATCGCGACCGCTGCCATTTTGCACGTGCCCCGCAAAGTTTTCTGTTGGATGATTTGTTGAGTGCCCATGTTCGTGCCCGTTCAGAAAACATATTAAATATGATTGATTCGGCCTGCTTGATGAAACATTATGGATTTTCTTTGCAAATGGTCGAGGGCCCTTCTGAGAATATAAAGATTACTACGCCAATGGACTTCTTCTTGTTCAAGGCCATATACGAAGCGCAGCAGAATTCGCAGGTCTTTGGCTTGTAG
- a CDS encoding CDP-glycerol glycerophosphotransferase family protein produces MLKKVLEWRKISLPLAALVFHVLKVLSIRDRKLWVFGCWKGMKYDDNSKFLFEYVNKHYPGIRCVWLTRKKSVAQKVRELGYEACVSTSLKGVWTSLRCGVAIMTNGLDDFGLLPLVGGAKIVSLWHGVGGFKKIYNENYHGKKLKLKKTLDCFFNWVYRDYSLATSEYTAERSMEQFGVKRDSIVITGQPRNDLFFSDMQKQDLLSDVDVAAFSKVVLYMPTYRVSPNIRRDMVKDILEELVASQKFNDFLVAHNILFLVKLHPLSSFKIDSSNPHFRVLSDKNVKSVQHLLMAADCLVTDYSSCCVDYALLNRPIVFFVPDEEDYLSYSSLNDAYGRVVKERAKTVDDLIAFLETGNMTATNLLNDLFEDKSISGTCYSENIFRAICHKCYIEP; encoded by the coding sequence ATGTTGAAAAAAGTATTGGAATGGCGAAAAATTTCGTTGCCCCTTGCGGCACTTGTTTTTCATGTCTTGAAGGTTCTTTCTATCCGTGACAGGAAACTGTGGGTTTTCGGGTGCTGGAAAGGAATGAAGTATGACGACAATTCCAAATTTCTATTTGAATATGTCAATAAGCATTACCCTGGAATCAGGTGCGTCTGGCTGACTCGAAAAAAATCCGTTGCGCAGAAGGTTCGTGAGTTGGGTTACGAAGCCTGCGTGAGCACATCGCTAAAAGGGGTGTGGACGTCTTTACGTTGTGGTGTCGCCATAATGACAAACGGACTTGATGATTTTGGCTTACTCCCCTTGGTGGGTGGTGCCAAAATTGTTTCTTTGTGGCATGGTGTAGGCGGATTCAAAAAAATCTACAATGAAAATTATCATGGCAAAAAACTCAAACTGAAAAAGACGCTGGATTGTTTTTTCAACTGGGTCTACAGAGACTATTCTCTGGCAACGTCGGAATATACCGCAGAACGTTCCATGGAACAGTTTGGTGTCAAGCGAGACAGCATTGTCATTACAGGACAGCCGCGCAACGACCTGTTCTTTTCGGATATGCAAAAGCAGGATTTGCTGTCGGATGTTGATGTCGCCGCGTTTTCTAAAGTGGTCCTTTACATGCCGACGTACCGTGTGAGTCCAAATATCCGCCGTGATATGGTCAAGGATATTCTTGAAGAATTGGTGGCTAGCCAGAAATTCAATGATTTCTTGGTGGCTCATAACATTCTCTTCTTGGTAAAACTTCACCCGCTCTCTTCGTTCAAGATAGACTCCTCCAATCCGCATTTCCGGGTACTTAGTGATAAAAACGTAAAATCGGTCCAGCATTTGCTTATGGCTGCCGACTGTCTTGTGACGGATTATTCCAGCTGTTGTGTTGATTATGCCCTGCTAAACCGGCCAATTGTGTTCTTTGTGCCCGACGAAGAGGACTACCTGTCGTATTCCTCGCTGAACGATGCATATGGTCGTGTCGTAAAAGAACGGGCAAAGACGGTGGATGATCTTATCGCTTTTCTTGAAACAGGAAACATGACGGCGACGAACCTGTTGAACGACCTTTTCGAAGACAAGTCCATTTCGGGCACTTGTTATAGCGAAAACATATTTCGGGCGATTTGCCATAAATGCTATATTGAACCGTAG
- a CDS encoding glycosyl transferase: MAIQKKIHYLWLSDKKDERVERCIQSWRECLEGYEIVEWNKDNFPFNDFLYAREAYSKQKWAFVTDYFRLWVLEKYGGIYLDADVTVYGNFDRFLDNQLFVGTEFTDQVAAHVIGAKPHHPFIQKCLEYYKDRHFILPDGSCDMNAMPCIITKVFMEMYRYKGELVKFDGRPLNFSDMTIYPDSYFTINTFDGNNVCVHNGLGSWRDAGSENPVLENVVGAYFWKRFCRKEIFSYGTLKKWIYLLMPVWLLVLYSKHSAKIKNNKRVKRINFSR, from the coding sequence GTGGCTATTCAGAAGAAGATTCATTATCTCTGGTTGTCTGACAAGAAGGACGAACGGGTGGAGAGGTGTATTCAGTCTTGGCGCGAATGCCTGGAGGGCTATGAGATAGTCGAATGGAACAAGGATAATTTCCCCTTTAACGACTTTTTATACGCCAGGGAAGCGTACTCCAAGCAGAAATGGGCTTTTGTTACGGATTATTTTCGCTTATGGGTTCTTGAGAAGTATGGCGGAATTTATCTGGATGCCGACGTGACTGTCTATGGGAATTTTGACAGGTTCCTGGACAACCAACTTTTTGTTGGGACGGAGTTTACTGACCAGGTGGCGGCGCATGTCATTGGCGCCAAACCGCATCATCCCTTTATTCAGAAGTGTCTTGAGTACTACAAGGATCGGCATTTTATTTTACCTGACGGCAGTTGCGACATGAATGCAATGCCTTGTATAATAACGAAAGTTTTTATGGAGATGTACCGATACAAGGGGGAATTGGTCAAGTTTGATGGCAGGCCCTTGAACTTTTCCGATATGACTATTTATCCGGACTCTTATTTTACCATCAACACCTTCGATGGAAATAATGTTTGTGTTCACAACGGTCTTGGAAGTTGGCGCGACGCCGGCTCTGAAAATCCGGTCTTGGAGAACGTTGTTGGGGCGTATTTCTGGAAACGGTTCTGTCGGAAAGAAATTTTCTCCTACGGCACTCTAAAAAAGTGGATTTATTTGTTGATGCCTGTTTGGCTGCTGGTCCTGTATTCCAAGCATAGCGCCAAAATAAAGAACAACAAACGGGTAAAGAGAATAAATTTCAGCCGCTGA
- a CDS encoding nucleotide sugar dehydrogenase: MSFNTKILCIGAGYVGGPTMTVIADKCPDVKVTVVDINQARIDAWNSENLPIFEPGLDDVVKRARGRNLFFSTDIPAAIKEADIIFVSVNTPTKTFGHGAGKASDLQYWEKTARNILEIADEGKIIVEKSTLPVRTAAAMERILNSNDKGLHFEVLSNPEFLAEGTAIKDLFEPDRVLIGSHQTESGLAACQKLVDVYAHWVPRDRILTTNLWSSELTKLTANAFLAQRISSINSISALCEKTGADVDEVAFVMGKDTRIGPKFLKASIGFGGSCFKKDILNLVYLCGYYGLPEVAAYWESVVKINEWQTHRVVDRMLETMFNTIAGKKIAVFGFAFKANTGDTRESPANLVVRDLLNEHAVPVVTDPKAIPDAKRDLKDVLDQVTFEEDPYKAAEGAHAVVVCTEWKCFAELDWKRIYSSMAKPAFVFDGRNILDADALRKIGFEVSSIGKGKAE; this comes from the coding sequence ATGAGTTTCAATACCAAGATTCTTTGTATTGGTGCGGGCTACGTCGGTGGCCCCACCATGACCGTTATCGCCGACAAGTGCCCCGATGTGAAGGTGACCGTGGTGGATATCAACCAGGCTCGTATCGATGCCTGGAATAGCGAAAACCTCCCGATTTTTGAACCCGGCCTGGACGACGTGGTAAAGCGTGCCCGTGGCCGCAATCTCTTCTTTAGCACCGACATTCCCGCAGCTATCAAGGAAGCGGACATTATCTTCGTGTCTGTGAACACTCCCACAAAGACATTTGGTCATGGCGCCGGAAAGGCATCTGACCTGCAGTACTGGGAAAAGACCGCCCGCAACATTTTGGAAATTGCCGACGAAGGCAAGATTATCGTGGAAAAGTCCACCCTGCCGGTTCGTACTGCTGCCGCTATGGAACGAATTTTGAACAGCAACGACAAGGGCCTGCACTTTGAGGTTCTGTCGAACCCCGAGTTCCTGGCCGAAGGAACCGCCATCAAGGACCTGTTTGAACCGGACCGTGTGCTTATCGGGTCCCACCAGACGGAATCGGGACTTGCCGCCTGCCAGAAACTGGTAGACGTGTATGCCCACTGGGTTCCCCGTGACCGAATCCTCACCACCAACCTCTGGAGTTCCGAACTGACCAAGCTTACCGCCAACGCCTTCTTGGCTCAGCGTATCAGTTCCATCAACTCCATCAGCGCCCTTTGCGAAAAGACCGGTGCCGATGTGGACGAGGTGGCTTTTGTGATGGGCAAGGACACCCGCATAGGCCCCAAGTTTCTCAAGGCCTCTATCGGTTTTGGCGGCAGTTGCTTCAAGAAGGATATATTGAACCTAGTGTACCTTTGCGGCTATTATGGTCTCCCTGAGGTGGCCGCCTACTGGGAATCCGTGGTTAAGATTAACGAATGGCAGACCCACCGCGTGGTGGACCGTATGCTGGAGACCATGTTCAATACCATCGCGGGCAAGAAGATTGCAGTGTTCGGTTTCGCCTTCAAGGCCAATACCGGTGACACCCGCGAAAGCCCGGCGAACCTGGTGGTTCGGGACCTGCTCAATGAACATGCGGTGCCGGTGGTGACCGACCCCAAGGCCATTCCCGACGCCAAGCGCGACCTGAAGGACGTGCTTGACCAGGTGACATTCGAAGAAGACCCCTACAAGGCTGCCGAAGGCGCTCATGCGGTGGTGGTCTGCACCGAATGGAAATGTTTTGCCGAACTGGACTGGAAACGTATCTACAGTTCTATGGCCAAGCCTGCTTTTGTGTTCGATGGTCGTAACATCTTGGATGCTGACGCTCTCCGTAAGATTGGTTTCGAGGTGTCCAGCATTGGTAAGGGGAAGGCGGAGTAA
- a CDS encoding CotH kinase family protein yields MGWKNYSVLFFALWLVACSSDDGTVTIVECLDCESENPDNIFRGPVVFSEVDPVNLVYKDHEGDDAGWIELFNPTDSVVDLSGMVLTDSRDNPKKWTFGNVTIPPWGLMLVFMSGKNLPDYVAPHDSINLVGNGCWVWTDSQNTSVKGESSVQYLNGSHPCFNESGIRKFGGVMHFGENTELGWHSISFFVGIGDRGNSADAKDLSGTNEILLTGYIEKDRKLQLRLAQTDLDDWKGWAKVLTGTGDSSYTYRITLPTGSTLPDLAHIYGTRFSPDDQELRSTAFKVNSYIARNRGHEPHANFKLKKSGGSLFLMKPDGTLVDSVTYPELPLGKSWSYSYTDNYIDKDGNKVFTDGEGWGYGSPSPFAYGQNAIMAKREPSPETKVNFPASGFYNSAFTIDLSSVPNVRCETGGNTPTESSARLDSIRIINTTVLRCANFAANSVASDVVTRTYVFETQPQTPVVFLTANPKSLFDPDTGIYMEGPNAQAKDPHYGANYWEDREIPVFVELLEKGGKSPAFAKNAGFQIFGNYSRANKKKSVAIVFREKYGDKRLEYPLFPDFPNLKKFKVFLLRSNGSNFGGDYIRDRLCSSVTEGMDVDYQRGRGVVVYYNGEYYGIHNIRERSTEYYFETHYGLNPDEIDLLKADNSATAGSPADYEALMDWLATNHLDNDKNYAYVADQIDVDNFINYMQTELFMNNRDWPANNLKKWRGTNPKTKWKWFIYDMDFGFGNEYSEFKNNIFEFATAEDGPDWPNGPASTLLLRRLLENENFKTAFINRFPVLLAMNFEKSRLLARINAMMGEIESEISRDQRRWNLNASYMNGQLNKIKTFAGTRQDVILSEMAEFFGLGEVIKVTFSVSGSGKILVHNLPLDRSSMTISFFRGMPVTITAQENGGTFTGWSDKVTEKTRTIMPEDVNSLTANFK; encoded by the coding sequence GAAAAACTATTCGGTCTTGTTCTTTGCCCTGTGGCTTGTTGCCTGTTCCTCGGATGATGGAACCGTTACCATCGTTGAATGTCTGGATTGCGAAAGTGAAAATCCGGACAACATTTTCCGGGGTCCTGTCGTCTTTTCTGAAGTGGACCCCGTCAACTTGGTTTATAAGGACCACGAAGGCGACGATGCGGGTTGGATAGAGCTTTTTAACCCGACAGACAGCGTCGTAGATTTGTCGGGAATGGTTTTGACTGATTCCAGAGACAACCCGAAAAAATGGACTTTCGGAAACGTGACCATACCGCCCTGGGGCCTGATGCTGGTGTTCATGTCGGGCAAGAACCTTCCGGATTACGTAGCTCCTCACGATTCAATCAATTTGGTCGGTAACGGTTGCTGGGTCTGGACAGACTCTCAAAACACGTCCGTCAAGGGGGAAAGTTCGGTCCAGTATTTGAACGGCTCTCATCCTTGTTTTAATGAATCGGGTATTCGTAAGTTCGGTGGCGTAATGCACTTTGGTGAAAATACGGAACTGGGCTGGCATTCCATCTCTTTCTTTGTGGGAATCGGAGATAGGGGGAATTCTGCAGATGCGAAAGATTTGAGTGGAACCAACGAAATCTTGTTGACAGGTTATATCGAAAAAGACCGAAAGCTTCAATTGCGCCTCGCCCAAACAGATTTGGATGATTGGAAGGGCTGGGCCAAGGTCCTTACGGGAACTGGGGATTCGTCTTACACATACCGCATTACCCTTCCTACGGGTTCAACGCTTCCCGATTTAGCTCATATCTACGGCACGAGGTTTAGCCCGGACGATCAGGAACTGCGCTCGACGGCTTTCAAGGTAAACTCCTATATCGCAAGAAACCGCGGTCATGAACCCCATGCGAATTTCAAACTGAAAAAATCAGGCGGTTCTCTTTTCTTGATGAAACCGGACGGAACACTTGTGGATTCCGTCACCTATCCGGAACTGCCTCTTGGAAAGAGTTGGAGCTATTCTTATACCGACAATTACATTGACAAAGATGGCAACAAGGTATTCACTGATGGTGAAGGCTGGGGCTATGGGTCGCCGTCGCCGTTCGCCTACGGCCAGAACGCCATTATGGCAAAACGCGAACCCAGTCCCGAAACAAAAGTGAATTTCCCGGCATCGGGATTCTACAATTCCGCCTTTACCATAGACCTTTCCAGCGTGCCGAATGTCCGCTGTGAAACGGGAGGCAATACGCCTACCGAAAGTAGCGCCCGCCTAGACAGCATCCGAATCATCAACACAACCGTCCTTCGTTGCGCGAACTTTGCTGCGAATAGCGTCGCCAGCGATGTGGTGACCCGCACATACGTATTCGAAACGCAACCCCAGACACCTGTAGTTTTCTTGACGGCCAATCCCAAGTCCCTGTTTGACCCCGATACGGGAATCTACATGGAAGGTCCCAACGCCCAGGCGAAGGACCCGCATTATGGAGCGAACTACTGGGAAGATAGGGAAATCCCCGTATTTGTGGAACTTCTGGAAAAGGGTGGCAAGTCGCCGGCTTTTGCAAAAAATGCCGGGTTCCAGATTTTCGGAAACTATAGCCGTGCCAATAAAAAGAAGTCGGTAGCCATCGTGTTCCGTGAAAAGTATGGCGATAAACGCCTGGAATACCCGCTATTCCCGGATTTTCCAAATCTCAAGAAGTTCAAGGTGTTCTTGTTGCGCAGCAACGGAAGTAATTTTGGGGGCGACTATATCCGTGACAGACTTTGCAGTTCTGTGACGGAAGGCATGGATGTGGATTATCAGCGTGGGCGTGGTGTGGTGGTTTATTACAATGGGGAATACTACGGCATACACAATATTCGGGAACGTTCTACGGAATACTATTTCGAGACCCACTACGGATTGAATCCCGACGAAATTGATTTGCTGAAGGCGGATAATTCAGCTACGGCAGGGTCACCTGCGGATTACGAAGCTTTAATGGATTGGCTGGCAACGAACCATCTAGATAATGATAAAAATTATGCTTATGTTGCCGACCAGATTGATGTGGATAATTTTATTAATTACATGCAGACGGAACTATTCATGAACAATCGCGACTGGCCGGCCAACAATCTGAAAAAATGGCGGGGAACGAACCCAAAGACCAAGTGGAAGTGGTTTATTTACGATATGGATTTTGGATTTGGCAATGAGTACAGCGAATTCAAGAACAACATTTTCGAATTTGCAACAGCCGAAGATGGACCCGATTGGCCAAACGGCCCTGCTTCTACCTTGTTGCTTCGTAGGCTTTTGGAAAACGAAAATTTCAAGACGGCATTTATCAACCGATTCCCTGTGCTTTTGGCCATGAACTTCGAAAAGTCAAGGCTCCTTGCTCGAATCAATGCTATGATGGGCGAAATCGAATCGGAAATTTCCAGGGATCAGCGGAGGTGGAATCTAAATGCCTCTTACATGAATGGTCAACTTAATAAAATAAAAACTTTCGCCGGAACCCGTCAAGACGTCATCTTGTCTGAAATGGCGGAATTTTTTGGACTAGGCGAAGTAATAAAAGTGACCTTTTCTGTCAGCGGGTCAGGAAAGATTTTGGTCCATAACCTACCTTTGGATAGGTCTTCGATGACCATCTCCTTCTTCAGGGGGATGCCGGTCACCATTACGGCCCAGGAGAACGGCGGAACCTTTACCGGCTGGAGTGACAAGGTTACGGAAAAGACCCGCACTATCATGCCCGAAGATGTGAACTCCCTGACGGCGAATTTTAAGTAA
- a CDS encoding acyltransferase produces the protein MLAQKEKSSSLVLSFEKNGYDPFIDFLKGVCIVLVVITHCLPSVVEKYTLFHLWGRTAVPIFLIIQVFHAYKHGLIFRLPKITKLWNRIARPFIITQLAIAVFLFLFSKNISVSIYLNRILDKGYGPGEYYPWIYLQFALILPLLSPVIKKLGKPWKVALFFILVSQLFEFLCCLINPQEWPFYSRSFFRYFFLIYLGYIAAATGFSINRKTFLLSLLSLAATIFFVFFNYNLEPFFFKNYQWHYCHWPCYFYIAYLFIFILNKFYTIAKTHYLSKFIIRAGKYSYEIFLFQMFYFIICGSHLKKIIGSITNLNIASGILFILISILSCVLIPLAFEAIKERNSQKNK, from the coding sequence ATGCTTGCGCAAAAAGAAAAATCATCATCGCTGGTACTTTCTTTTGAAAAGAACGGCTACGACCCTTTTATCGATTTTTTAAAAGGCGTTTGTATCGTTTTAGTCGTTATAACACACTGCCTTCCTTCGGTAGTAGAAAAATACACCCTGTTCCATTTATGGGGAAGAACCGCTGTCCCCATTTTTTTGATAATCCAGGTTTTCCACGCTTATAAACATGGCCTTATTTTCCGATTGCCCAAGATAACAAAGTTGTGGAACAGAATTGCCAGGCCATTCATTATCACTCAGTTGGCCATTGCCGTTTTTTTATTTCTGTTCAGCAAAAACATATCCGTTTCCATATACCTCAACAGGATCCTGGACAAAGGGTACGGACCGGGAGAATATTATCCGTGGATTTATTTACAGTTCGCACTAATTCTGCCGCTATTGTCCCCAGTAATCAAAAAATTGGGAAAACCGTGGAAAGTCGCACTTTTTTTTATCCTTGTATCACAACTGTTTGAATTCCTTTGTTGTCTCATCAATCCGCAGGAATGGCCCTTCTACAGTCGTTCCTTCTTCCGATATTTCTTTTTGATCTATCTGGGCTATATTGCAGCAGCCACGGGATTTTCTATCAATAGGAAGACATTCCTTTTATCCTTGCTTAGTTTGGCCGCTACAATCTTTTTCGTCTTTTTCAATTATAACCTAGAGCCATTCTTCTTTAAAAACTACCAATGGCATTATTGTCACTGGCCCTGCTATTTCTATATAGCCTACCTATTCATCTTTATTTTGAACAAATTTTACACCATTGCGAAGACGCATTATCTAAGCAAATTCATTATCAGGGCAGGCAAGTACTCCTACGAGATTTTTTTGTTCCAGATGTTCTATTTTATAATCTGCGGGTCCCACTTAAAAAAAATCATCGGTTCCATAACAAACCTCAACATCGCCAGCGGAATCCTTTTCATTTTGATTTCCATCCTTTCATGCGTCTTGATTCCCCTAGCATTCGAGGCCATAAAAGAAAGGAACTCGCAAAAAAACAAATAA
- a CDS encoding glycosyltransferase, whose translation MDASVIVVSFNTCDLLRDCLHSVYEQTEGVSFEVIVSDNGSADGSVEMVKREFPQAVLVENRANLGFGTANNRGLDVARGEFVFYLNSDTLLKNNAIKCFLDFWKDHESENLGALGCNLIDAEGQWTESYNRFPQGRKIFMAGLHHVAAFYVKNIMKLLRLDFSKLRPIPHYERVVGNVDYVVGADLFVRNTPDARFDENFFLYYEETDLQWRMAKKGLKRAIIDGPSVVHLIRGGRGRQDDVARYGSFSMIQSEISKVYYTKKNISRILPFFLKLMIAVQWFSPYIFRSTRKHFKRLWSI comes from the coding sequence ATAGATGCTTCTGTCATTGTAGTCAGTTTTAACACTTGTGATTTGTTGCGCGATTGCCTGCATTCGGTTTACGAACAGACCGAGGGCGTTTCATTTGAGGTGATTGTTTCTGACAATGGTTCCGCGGATGGCTCTGTGGAAATGGTGAAGCGTGAGTTTCCGCAGGCTGTTCTGGTGGAAAATCGCGCTAATCTTGGGTTTGGGACGGCGAATAATCGCGGATTGGATGTTGCCCGTGGGGAATTTGTTTTTTACTTGAATAGCGATACACTTTTGAAGAACAACGCCATTAAATGTTTTTTGGATTTCTGGAAGGACCACGAGTCAGAGAACCTTGGGGCGTTAGGGTGTAATCTTATTGATGCCGAGGGGCAATGGACGGAGTCGTACAATAGGTTCCCGCAGGGGCGCAAAATCTTTATGGCGGGCCTGCATCACGTGGCTGCCTTCTATGTGAAGAACATAATGAAATTATTGCGCCTGGACTTCTCGAAACTCCGGCCGATACCCCATTACGAGCGGGTTGTGGGAAATGTTGACTATGTTGTCGGAGCGGACCTGTTTGTAAGGAACACTCCGGACGCACGTTTTGACGAAAATTTCTTCTTGTATTACGAAGAAACAGATTTGCAGTGGCGTATGGCAAAAAAGGGGTTGAAACGCGCCATAATCGATGGACCTAGCGTTGTTCACTTGATACGCGGTGGTCGTGGCAGGCAAGACGACGTTGCCCGCTATGGTTCCTTTTCGATGATTCAGTCCGAAATATCAAAAGTTTATTACACGAAAAAGAACATTTCCCGCATTTTGCCATTTTTTTTGAAGTTGATGATTGCTGTGCAGTGGTTTTCTCCCTATATTTTTAGGTCTACCCGTAAACATTTCAAACGTTTGTGGAGCATATAG